From Watersipora subatra chromosome 8, tzWatSuba1.1, whole genome shotgun sequence, a single genomic window includes:
- the LOC137402359 gene encoding ATP-dependent DNA helicase PIF1-like, which produces MLRANLWVEKGLVNGLIGTVLRIIYCANQGPPALPAFVVCVFPDYTGPTSLPEHPNSFPVRPNKRTWTAGHATLSRTGIPLDLAWSLTIHESQGLTMAKAVIDIGHHEMTAGISFVALSSSKH; this is translated from the coding sequence ATGCTTAGAGCAAATCTTTGGGTTGAGAAGGGATTAGTCAATGGTTTGATTGGTACTGTCTTGCGTATTATATACTGTGCAAATCAAGGTCCACCTGCATTACCTGCTTTCGTTGTCTGCGTATTTCCAGATTATACTGGTCCAACGTCTCTTCCCGAACACCCCAACAGTTTTCCAGTTAGACCTAACAAACGTACTTGGACTGCTGGCCATGCCACTCTTAGTCGCACAGGCATTCCTCTCGATCTAGCATGGAGTTTGACAATACACGAGAGTCAAGGTCTTACCATGGCTaaggctgtcattgatataggacaccacgaaatgaccgctggaatatcaTTTGTTGCTCTCTCAAGTtcgaaacattaa